A window of the Candidatus Zixiibacteriota bacterium genome harbors these coding sequences:
- a CDS encoding ATP-dependent Clp protease ATP-binding subunit, with protein MNEMFTESARKAIEYARDEAARLRHDYIGTEHLLLGLIRLGEGRAVDVINNLGLDLDDLKVSIEEVVQPSGGTMTMGQLPLTARAKKTLEVSGQEARALKSKDIDTEHILLALLKDEEGVAAQVLSTYEIDYKEAYEELKNIQNGKPSSYKKKRKKSKTPALDHFGRDLTELARRGKLDPIIGRENEIERVCQVLSRRKKNNPVLIGEPGVGKTAIAEGLAQRIVEGNVPQTLENKRVVTLDMASLVAGTKYRGQFEERLKAVMNEIINSSDVIIFIDELHTIVGAGGAEGSLDASNIFKPSLARGELRCIGATTLNEYRKYIEKDGALERRFQTVMVEPPSEEDTIRILKGLRPRYEEHHKLNISNEAIEAAVKLSNRYVSGKYQPDKAIDLIDEAGSRAHLSTYTRPEKFSEAEGRLTELQHKKEEAVKNQAFETAAQLRDEIKAEKERLTEMQKKWEEQREKEKITLTADDVASVLAKMTGIPLFRLEEKESQRLLRMEDELRKTVVGQDEAIGVLSKAIRRARAGLGDPRRPIGTFIFLGPTGVGKTELARELAAFLFDDADSLIRIDMSEYMEKFAISRLIGAPPGYVGYEEGGQLTEKVRRKPYSVVLLDEIEKAHPDVFNILLQLMDDGSLTDSFGRKVDFRNTVVIMTSNVGTKQLRDLKQVGFGAENVELPFETIKKKITDELKKLFNPELLNRINETIIFHSLDRHHIKSIIDILSVDIAKQLAERGISFKLTDGAKEFLVEKGYDPAYGARPLKRAIQRYLEDPLAEEILRGQYAGDLDLTIGAGVDQLTFSFNSPLVKEEKVG; from the coding sequence GACATGACTATATCGGTACCGAGCATCTCCTGCTGGGTTTGATTCGTCTTGGCGAGGGACGGGCAGTTGATGTCATCAACAATTTAGGTCTTGATCTTGACGACCTCAAAGTCTCCATCGAGGAAGTCGTACAGCCCTCCGGCGGCACCATGACGATGGGCCAGTTGCCGTTGACCGCGCGCGCGAAAAAGACGCTTGAGGTTTCAGGTCAGGAAGCGCGTGCGCTCAAATCAAAAGATATCGATACCGAACACATTCTTCTCGCTCTGCTCAAAGACGAGGAAGGTGTAGCGGCGCAGGTACTGTCGACCTATGAAATAGATTATAAAGAAGCCTACGAAGAGCTTAAGAATATCCAGAACGGCAAACCGTCGTCTTATAAGAAGAAGCGAAAAAAATCAAAGACACCGGCCCTTGACCATTTTGGCCGTGACCTGACTGAACTCGCCCGACGCGGTAAGCTTGATCCTATTATCGGACGCGAAAACGAAATCGAGCGCGTCTGTCAGGTTCTCTCACGCCGCAAAAAGAACAATCCGGTGCTTATTGGCGAACCGGGTGTAGGCAAGACGGCTATTGCCGAAGGACTTGCCCAGCGAATTGTCGAAGGTAACGTTCCGCAGACTTTGGAAAACAAGCGGGTCGTTACGCTCGATATGGCATCGCTTGTGGCTGGCACAAAATACCGCGGCCAGTTTGAAGAACGCCTCAAAGCAGTCATGAATGAAATTATCAACTCATCCGATGTCATTATCTTCATCGATGAGCTCCATACTATAGTAGGCGCAGGCGGAGCCGAAGGCTCGCTCGATGCCTCGAACATTTTCAAGCCGTCGCTTGCGCGCGGCGAACTTCGCTGTATTGGCGCGACTACATTAAATGAATACCGCAAGTATATTGAAAAAGACGGCGCTCTCGAACGACGTTTCCAGACCGTTATGGTCGAGCCGCCCTCTGAAGAGGATACCATTCGTATTCTTAAAGGACTTCGTCCAAGATACGAAGAACACCACAAGCTGAACATCTCCAATGAGGCAATTGAAGCCGCGGTGAAACTGTCCAACCGATATGTTTCAGGCAAATACCAGCCCGATAAGGCCATTGACCTTATCGACGAAGCCGGTTCACGCGCCCATCTCTCGACCTACACCCGTCCGGAAAAGTTCTCCGAAGCCGAAGGTCGTTTGACTGAATTGCAGCACAAAAAAGAAGAAGCTGTAAAGAATCAGGCTTTTGAAACAGCTGCTCAGCTTCGCGATGAAATCAAGGCGGAAAAAGAGCGCCTGACCGAAATGCAGAAGAAGTGGGAAGAACAACGCGAGAAAGAAAAAATCACCCTTACGGCCGACGATGTCGCCTCCGTTTTGGCCAAGATGACTGGTATACCGCTCTTCAGACTCGAAGAAAAGGAATCACAGCGTCTGCTTCGCATGGAAGATGAACTTCGCAAAACTGTGGTCGGACAAGACGAGGCAATCGGAGTCCTCTCCAAAGCAATTCGCCGCGCCCGAGCAGGACTTGGCGATCCACGCCGGCCAATCGGTACCTTTATCTTCCTCGGTCCTACCGGTGTCGGTAAGACTGAATTGGCCAGAGAACTCGCGGCATTTCTGTTTGATGACGCCGATTCCCTCATTCGAATTGATATGTCCGAGTATATGGAGAAGTTTGCCATATCCCGTTTGATCGGCGCTCCCCCTGGATATGTTGGTTACGAGGAAGGCGGCCAGTTGACTGAAAAAGTTCGCCGCAAACCATACTCGGTTGTTCTTTTGGATGAAATTGAAAAAGCGCATCCCGATGTGTTTAATATCCTCTTACAGTTGATGGATGACGGCTCGCTCACCGATTCGTTTGGCCGCAAGGTCGATTTCCGCAACACGGTGGTCATCATGACTTCGAATGTCGGAACCAAGCAATTGCGCGATTTGAAGCAGGTTGGATTCGGCGCGGAAAATGTCGAACTCCCATTTGAGACGATTAAGAAGAAAATCACCGATGAGTTGAAGAAGCTCTTCAATCCGGAATTGCTCAATCGAATCAACGAGACGATTATCTTCCATTCACTCGACCGTCATCACATCAAATCGATAATCGATATTCTCTCGGTTGATATTGCCAAACAACTCGCCGAGCGCGGCATTAGTTTTAAGCTCACCGATGGAGCCAAAGAATTTCTGGTAGAAAAAGGATACGATCCGGCCTATGGCGCTCGTCCGCTCAAACGGGCAATCCAGCGCTATCTCGAGGATCCGCTTGCCGAGGAGATTCTCCGCGGTCAGTATGCCGGGGATCTGGACCTGACAATCGGCGCAGGTGTCGACCAGTTGACATTCTCTTTCAATAGTCCGCTGGTGAAAGAAGAAAAAGTCGGCTAA